In the Mesorhizobium sp. WSM2240 genome, GATCTCCGGCAGCAGCCTGCCGGATGCGCCGCCCGCCTGCGCGCCCAATCCGCCTAGCGCAAAAACGCCAGTTCGGTCGTCGTGTAGCGTGGAACCGGTCTGCATGTTGTTCATGTCCTTGTACCTGACAGGAGACGGCCACGGCGAGCGGCGAGCCGCCGCGGTGTTGCCCGGCGTCGCGCCGAGCGCGCGCCGAGTGCAGCAATGCTGCGCGTCGCGGCGCCGCTGCCTCGCCACACGGGGCATGCGATGTCAGCTCATGAGAATCCGATGCGGATTGCCATGGACGGATGTGCGGTCGGATAATAGCGCCGGCCTTTATCGACGCCGCTCAGCAACCGCGGCCGCACCCCGGCCTTGTGCATGGTCAGCGCCAAGGCGATGCAGAACTGCACCATTTCCAGCCATACCAGGTGGTAGCCGATGCAGACGTGTGGCCCGGTACCGAACTGCAGCATGTCCACCGGCCGGATCGGCTCCGTGCGTTGCAGCCACCGCGCCAGGCGGAACTGATCAGGCGCCTCGTGCAGCAGTGCCGAGGTCGAGAAATGCAGCAGCGGGATGCACAGATGGGTGCCCGCGCGAATCCGCCGTTGGCCGAGTTGCAGTTCGTGCAGCGCGCGACGCGGCAGGAGCGTGGTCGCCGGATACATGCGAAGCGTCTCGCGGAACAGCGCCTCGGCGACCGGGCACTGCGCCAGGTCCGCGTGCCGGGTCGGCACCGCGCCCACGCGTTGCGCCTCCTCGACCAGGGCGTCCCACAGCACAGGCTGCCGCGCCAGCTCAATCACCATCCAGGCCATCGTCGAGGCGGTGGTGTCATGACCGCCAAGCAGCAGCAAGCGGATATTGGCGACCAGGACGTCATCGGAGAGCGCATCGTCGCTGCGATCGAAGGCGCTCACCATGTCGTTGATCAACCCGGTGCGCGCGGCATGAGCGCGCGCGTCGCGCACGAACTGGCGCAACTGCGCGTCGATCCAGTCGCGGGCGGCGCGGCCGCGCCGCAAGGGCAGTCCGGGCAGGTCGACTCGGGGCGCGACGATCAATTGCAGCAATTGCCGGTACTTGCGATGCCATCCCGGCAGGTCCTGCGCGGGGATTCCCATGAGGCTGAAGATGAGCTTGAGCATCAGGTCGCCGGTTTCGCGCAGGATGGTTACGTCGCCGCGGTCGCGCCACGACTGCACCCGCGCCCGGATGATGGGCGCGAACAGGTCGCCGATGCCGGCCTGGGTCAGCCCTCTGGGCAGGAACGCCGCCTTGATCGCGTCGCGCGCCTGCCGATGCGCGCCACCGTCCTGGGCGACCAACGTTCCGGCAAGCAATTCGGGTGCCATATCTTCCATCAACGCCGAGGACACGTCCTTGTGCCGGAGCAGTGCGAACGCATCCGGATCCACGCAGGTCATCAGGTGTCCGGCAGGGCCGAAATCCAGCCAGAAGTGGCTGCCCAGCGTCCGCTCAGCGCGCCGCAGCAGGCGCGGCAAGTCGCAGACGATGGCGGGAAGATGCCCGACCAGGGGGAAAGCGCCGGGCACGACCGGGATATCGTCCCGCAGCCGGTGCCGACGGTCCAGCGGGTTTAGCAGCATGACCATCAGCAGCGCGCCGCTTTGGTGGTGTCGCCGGCAGCCCGCGGGGCGCGGCTGTTGCCCCCGTCGGCGTACGTCGGCACATGCGCCAGCATGCCGCCGTCGATGCACACGACCTGGCCGGTGATCAACGCAGCCTCGTCGGAGAGCAGGAACGCCACCAGCGCAGCCACGTCCTCGGGGCGGCCGACGCGCGGCAGGAGCTGGTGCCGCCGCAGATGCCGTTGCATACACTCGTCCAGCTTGGCGAGGAGACGCTCGGTCATGATGAGTCCCGGCGCAACCGCGTTGCAGCGGATCTGCGCATGACCGTACTGGGTGGCGAGCGAGGCCGACAGCATGTTCATCGCCGCCTTCGACGCGGCGTAGGACGTCAGCGCGGTATCACCGCTGAGCCCCTGGCACGACGACATGTTGACGATCGCGCCACCGCCGCGGGCGATCATCCGTGGGATGGCCTGCCGGCAGCAGAGAAGCGTGCCGCGCAGATTGGTCGCCATGGTCTGATCCCAGACCGCCAGGTCCAGGTCGAGAATCGCGCGGTCGAGCGGGGTCAGATGCATGGCGCTCGCGTTGTTCACCAGCAGGTCGACCCCACCGAAGTGCCGCTCCGCCGTCTCGAACAGCGCTGCCACCGCCTGCGCATCGGCGATGTCCATGGCCAGGGCCAGCGCGTGGCCCGCTTCGGCCGCGATCTGCGCGGTGCAGGCGATCGCCGTCGAGCCATCAATGTCGGCCACCACCACTCTGCCGCCCTCCCGCGCGATGGCGAGGGCGCATGCCCTGCCGATGCCGGCGCCGGCACCGGTCACCACGGCCACCTTGCCTTCAAACCGTCCCATCGTGTCCTCCTGGATCGCGTTGGTCTTTCGCGGCATGCCGCTCGGCCTCCGCCGGAGAAGGCGCAGGGTCGGCGCTGGCGCGCCCGTCATCGTCAGCGTCGCTTTCGATGACCCGAATGGCGGCGACCGGGCACTGGTTGGCCGCGAGCCGCACGGCGGCGTGCAGCGCCTGCGGGACCCTCGCCACGCACACTTCGGCCACGCCGTCCAGTTCGCGCTGGCGAAAGGTGCCCGGCAGCGTCAGCACGCACTGCCCGGTGGTTCCGCACAGATCCTGGTCGATCACGACGCGCATCTCAGCCCTTCTGCGCATGCAGCCGCACCGGCAGCGCGCGGAACGTCCTAAGGAACGCGGAGGGCTCCCGGGTCGGCTGCTCGGCCAATGCCAGCGTGGGGAAGCGCGCCTGGATCCGCGGCAGGCTCTCGGCCAACTGCACCCGGGCCAGTTGCGCACCGAGGCAGAAGTGGATGCCGTGGCCGAAGCTCAGCATGATCTTCCCGTCGGTCGACATGCCAGGACTGGTGCCGTAGAACCGCGCGGGATCGAAGCGGTCGGGATCGGCGAAGGCGTCCGGGTCGCGATTGCCGGCCGCGATCAGCACGCGCACATCCGCGTTCTTCGGGATCACCACGCCGCCCAGTTCGATGTCGCGCTGGGCGATACGCGGAATGGAGCTGAACATGGCGGGCGCGTCGCAGCGCAGGACTTCTTCGACGAATGCCTCCACCCCCAAGGCGTCTCCCTGCAGCCAGCGTCGCTGTTCGGGATATGCCAGCATCGCCAGGACCGCATGGTCGATGGTAGCGGCAGTGGTGGCGAAGCCGCCCAGCAGCATGCCCCACAGCATGCTGATCAACTCCGCATCTGACAGCGTGTCGGCATCGTCATCGTGTGCGCCGACCAGCTTCGACACGATGTCCTGGCGGGGATCGGTGCGCTTGCGCTGTATGAGGTCGCCGAAGTAGGCCTGCACCCTGGCGCTGGCCGCGTCCGCCGCGGCGAGCTGGGGATCGCTGGCGTGCGGGCTCAGGCCTTCCAGAATGGCGCCGATGCCGGCGGCGAGCCCGAACGTGTCGTCCTGGGGCATGCCGAACAGTTCGGCGAAGACCAGCATAGGCAAGGCCAGCGCGAATTCCCGATGCAGGTCCACCGCCTCCCCGCGCTCCAGCGCGGGCGCCATGGCGTCCAGGCGCGCTGCGACGATGCGCGCGATGCTCGGCCGCAGGTTGTCGATCTGGCGCATGGTGAAATCGCGCGAGATCAGCCGGCGCAGACGCGTATGCGTCGGTGGTTCCTTCATCGCTAGCGTGGACGCCAGCAGATTGAGCGACAGGCTGGTCGCCGCACGCGGGAAATAGCGCGCCAGTTCGCCCGGCGCCGGTCCCCGAAACGCATCGCCCGTGGCCTTCAGCGCCCAGTAGATGTCGGCGTGGCGGCTCAACAGAAAGAGGCCCGACGCCGCGCGATGCACCGGATCGTGCTCGCGCAACCACCGCATGAACGGATACGGGTCGTGGATGCACGCTGGCGACGCCAGTTCGGCGAAGGCGTCCCGGCATGCTGCCGTGGTTTTTTGCATGTCCATCTTGGTTACCTGTTGGCTGGCTGATCTGACCGGCGCGCCAGGCGCGCCGGCAAATTGCGGAGAAGATCGCGATTCCTGGCGGCGTCCGCGCATCACCAGAGCACCGGGAACTCCTCGAACCCGCCAGTGATGATCTCCTTGCGCAACTTCAGTTCTTCGGGCGCCACGGCCAGGCGCAGCGCGGGAAAGCGCTGGAAGATCGAACCGAACACCACTTTGAGTTCCAGCCTGGCCAGCGCCACGCCGATGCAGTAGTGCGGCCCGTAGGAGAACGCCAGGTGCGGGTTTTTGTCGCGTCCGATGTCGAAGATTTCCGGGTCGTCGAAATGGCGCGGATCGAACGACGTCGCCGGCAGGCCGACCAGCACCTTGCTCTCCGCGGGAATATTCACGCCCGCGATGGTCACGTCGGTCCTCGGATAGCGCATGATGCCGTCCCAGCCCGCGCCCGGCGGGTACATGCGCAGAATTTCCTCCACCGCCTTCTCCACCAGAGATGGATCGTCAACCAGGCGGTCGCGCTGTTGCGGATGGCGGAACATGGCCAGCAGGCCGAATTCGATCTGCGCGACGGTGCTCTCGTGCCCCGCCACCAGCATGCCCGCCGCCAAGCCGATCGCCTCTTCCTCGGTCGCATTGCCTTGATCGACCGCCGCGAGCAGATCCGTTAGCAGATTGTCGCCCGGATCCTGGCGCTTGTCCCGCATCTTGCCGCGAATGTAGGCGCGCAGTTCTTCCCAGGCCAGGCGCGATGCGCTGCGCGGGCCGCTTTCATGCTGGTGCGTCATCACCTCGTCAGACAGCCCGGCGAAAAAGGCGTGATCCTCGTAGAGCACGCCCATCAGCGCGCTGATGACCATGGCCGGAAGCGGAAAGGTGAGATGGCGCCGCAGGTCGGCGGGCTGGGGCTGGGCCGCCAGCGTCTCGAACAACTGCGCGGCGATCGCCTCGACCTGCTGCGCGAGCAGCTTCACCCTGCGGTTGCTGAAGGCAGGCGCCACGATCGTGCGTAACCGGGCATGCTCGCCCCCCTCGTGCGAGACCAGCCACCCCGGCGAACCGAGAATCACCGAATCCGGGGTGAATGCCGCCGGCGGCATTCCCGCGGGCCGGAACGCCGCGTCTGACAGCACCGCCTTGGCCTCGTCGTAGCCTGTCACCCACCAGCCTTCGTGCCCGGACGGGAAGCGCACGCGGTGGATCGGACCGTTGGCGCGTAGCGCCAACATCTCGGGCGAGGGTTCGATGTGATCGACGCGCCACATCGGCAGCGTCGGCAAGGGTTGTTCGGACATGGTGGCACTTCACTCTCTAAGCGATCGAAGGGCGGAAGGTGACCGGGGTCGGCTGCTGCCATCGTCTCTGAACGGTTCAATAATCGTGCCAACCTGGCGAATCGAGCCGGCGACAGAAGTTTATGCTTGCTGTTCAGCCCTTTAGCGTGCGGCAAACAACGGATCGGCTCACCAAGCCTGTGGCGCGGACCTGACAAACCCGACAAAAGTGTCGCGAAGCCGCCATTTTTGCAGGGATGGCGGACCCAAAGAGATCCACTGAAACCGGCGCGGGAACTCAGCGACAGCGGATTGATCTGATCAGCACGCCGCGGCACCGCCGGTGACGGTCTCCCCGGATGTCAAAGCCAAGGCTTGAACCCTGCGATAATCTGTGGTGCGAGGCAGACGCTCATCCCCGTCGCTGATGTCGATCCCAAGCTCGGCCAACAGGTGGAGGTCCACTACGACCTGCCGCAGACCTCGCTGCAGCTCGCCTTTCCTGGCGTCGGATGCGTATTTCAAGCGATCGTGAGCACGGATTTCACGGGATGATGAGCAACGATTTCAGACGATCGTGAGCAACGATTTCAGGTGATCTGAGCACCTTTTCGGAGGTGCGGAATGCTTCGGCCGACAACTCAACCGGTCTACAGGATGCCTCGTTCAAAACGAGGAAGCCTGATGCCAACCCAGAGATTGTCGATGCGCCGGATCAGAGAAGTTTTACGTTTAAGGCATGTCCAGAGCCTGACCGAACGCGTCATCGCGCACACGCTCGGGGGTAAGCAACGGCAACCACAGAAGTTTCTCAATTCGCCCGACAAGCGTGCGTGCCCGAGAGCGGAGCTCGTATCGGCAGGACTTCGGGCACAGCATCAGCCCAAACTCTGATCCCCAGATTCGTGGACTGCCGCAGCGAACCGCATCGGACCCGTTCGATCCGCATCGCCCCGCAACATATCCGCGCCAGTCTTGGCGCCACCCACTCATATTCTGAGTGTTGCGAGCGCGGTCGCTAGGCGCTGCACACCGCGCTTGATCTCGCGAACGGACCGCAAGCAGCCTTGTCCTGGTGTCTTTGGCCGGTTCGATTTTTTCGGCGGTGACAAGGGTGTGTTGACGTTCCTGAATTCTCTCCATCGTTCATCCCTCCCGTTCGGCGAAGGATGGCGCCGGAGGCGGTATGCCTCCGGCGCGTCGTGCGTCACGCGTTGCTGATTGCTATTCGCTTCACCTTGGACTGCGCGTTCTGGCTCTTCGGCAGCGTCACGTTGAGAACGCCGTTCTTGAAAGACGCGTTGACTTTGTCCTTCTCGACATCATAGCCGATCGGAATACGGCGCTCGAACTGGCCGTAGAAGCGCTCCGAGAAGTGGCGATCCTTGTCTTCCGTTTCGGAGCGTTTTTCGCCGCGCAGCGTCAGCATGTCGTCGTCGAGCAGGACCTCCATGTCCTTCTCCTCCAGACCCGGGACTTCGGCGGTCACGTGGATGTCCTTGTCGGTCTCGGAAATCTCCACGCTCGGCCAGCCGCGGCTGAATGGGAAAGTCTGCCCGAACGAAGGAAGACGGGAATCGAAGCCCCGGAAAACGTCGTCGAACAGCCTGTTCACCTCGCGGTGCAGCGCCAGGAACGGGTCCTGGTCGCTGTCGCGATAAACGCTCGGAGCCTGGTTGTTGCTGAGGCCATTACGGCCCCAGGGGATGAGTTCACGCATGTTCATGGTCGTTTCTCCTCATGTTCCAACTGACATCAGCCGGCACCGGGCGGCACCCAGTGCCTCCTTTCAGCGAGGCAGGTCGGTCAGGCCGCCTTCGTGCCGGATTCAATCTGCTGCGGCTCGGGCTTGGTCTGGCCCTTGCCGATCTCGATCCGCCGCGGCTTCATCTCTTCGGGAATCTCCCGCTTCAGATCGATGCTGAGCAGGCCTTTCGACAGGCTCGCTCCCGCGACCTTGACATGGTCGGCCAGCTCAAAGCGACGCTCGAACGCCCGCTCGCCGATGCCGCGGTAGAGGTACTGGCCTTCATCGTCCTCGCCAGGTTTCGATCCGCTCACAATGAGCATGTTGGGCTGGTGAGTGATCGTCAGCTCGTCCTGAGAAAAGCCGGCCACCGCCATGGTGATGCGGTATTCATCCTCACCGGTCTTGGCGATGTCGTAAGGCGGCCAATTGTCGATCGTGGTCACACGGCTCGCATTCTCAAGCATGTCGAAGATGCGGTCGAAGCCGATGCTCGACCGGAACAGGGGAGTGAAATCGAGGTTTGTCCTCATAGCCATATCCTCCTTTGAGCAACATGGATACGAGAAGGCGCCAAGAAGCCTTGACGCCTCCTGAGTTTATGCCGGCCCCTTTCGGCGACAGGCGATTATCGATTTAGAAACAGTGCGTTGCGTGTTCAAGAGGGCGGCCTAGGAAAAATTTCAAGCAAGGCCGGCTGAACTGGATTCAACGATCCGAACCCGATCGAGGCCTGGCGTCGGCAAAATTGGCCGGCAGGGTGGCGGCCAAACGAGCACTGGCTGGCGTCAAGGGTCTTGAAGCTCGGCCTTGCTCAATCCATCTCACTTTTGGGCGCCGCAATGGCGCCGATTGCTTGCTCGAAAAGACCATCAAAAATGGAGGAAGTGATGAATGACGTACGGTTTCCCGAACCGGTCGTGCTGGAGTTTGCAACCGGCAAACGGCAGGTCGCAACCAGCTTCGAAGCAATTGAATGCCTGCGCCAGCAGTGGCCGGAATGGGCGCGCGGCCGCAGCTGGCGATCGGCTCACCGCGCCTGCCGCGATGCGCTTGACGGATGGCGCAATCCAACAGACGCCCGCAGGACCTTCTTGAAAGCGGCGAGGCAGGCGGGCCTCCTTGCCAGCGATCCTCGTTCCTCGCCGCCGCGAAGAAAGTCGCGTTCGGTCAAAATGTTTGGGTGTACACCCCAAGCCGGCTCAATGGAGGGCGATGATGGCGTCCACCGCACGCCATTCAGACGGCCTGATCAGCCGTTGATGGCCGATGCACGCCGCGCGCAGCGTGCCTTCGAGTTTGCGCTCCCAATAATCGAAAAAGCCGATCAGTTCGGGGATTGCGGAGCCAGGTCATAATCCCGCCAGACAAGAGCCATCCTGGAAAGAGCTGCCGCAGGCCCGGATGGCCGGTTGATAATGGATTTCGGCGGACGCTGCGGCATCGAACCGTGTTGAAAAATCCGCGCTAAGAGCGGATAATGGAGCATGGTTCACGATCAACGCTCCGCGCTGTCAACTCATATCGCCGGCCTGCTCTCAGCAGGACAGGTGGTCTTTACGAGCGAACACGCGGAACAGGCTCTTGCCGTCGGACGCGGCGCATTTCTCGATGCGGCGGAGCGCCTTCAACGCCGCAAGGCGCTGATCAGGCCCCGGCAAGGGTTCTACGTCGCGGTGCCCCCACAGTTCGCCACCTGGGGTGCGCCGCCGCCCTCATGGTACATCGATGCCCTCATGCAACACGAACAGCAACCCTATTATATTGGCCTGCTGAAGGCGGCCGAGCTTCACGGGGCTACGCACCAGGCCGTGATGGAATTCCAGCTCGTCACTCCCAAGCGCATGCCGAAAATCAAGGCCGGCCGCAATCTGATCGTCTTCTATTACCGCAAAGACATTGCAGCCGTGGAAGCCGGAATCCAGGACCGAAAAACGGATACGGGCAAGATGAAAATATCCTCACCCGCCCTCACGGCCCTGGACCTGTTGCGCTATCCGCAGGCAGCGGGCGGAATCGACAATGTCGCGACGGTCCTCGTTGACCTTGGCGAAAAGATCGATCCTTCTGAGCTCGCCGCGCTGTCCGATGCGGCTGAGCGGCCCGTCGTCCAACGTCTCGGTCATCTGCTGGAGCGGCTGGGGCACGGGGGGCGCGCCGATCCGATGCACACGGCGCTGATGGCGCGCGGCGCGGCGCCGTGGACGGAACTCGACCGGGATGAGGCGCGCGATCCGGATTTCACGCCTGCCCCGCAGGAGCACGACGACCGTTGGCGTGTC is a window encoding:
- a CDS encoding cytochrome P450 — translated: MVMLLNPLDRRHRLRDDIPVVPGAFPLVGHLPAIVCDLPRLLRRAERTLGSHFWLDFGPAGHLMTCVDPDAFALLRHKDVSSALMEDMAPELLAGTLVAQDGGAHRQARDAIKAAFLPRGLTQAGIGDLFAPIIRARVQSWRDRGDVTILRETGDLMLKLIFSLMGIPAQDLPGWHRKYRQLLQLIVAPRVDLPGLPLRRGRAARDWIDAQLRQFVRDARAHAARTGLINDMVSAFDRSDDALSDDVLVANIRLLLLGGHDTTASTMAWMVIELARQPVLWDALVEEAQRVGAVPTRHADLAQCPVAEALFRETLRMYPATTLLPRRALHELQLGQRRIRAGTHLCIPLLHFSTSALLHEAPDQFRLARWLQRTEPIRPVDMLQFGTGPHVCIGYHLVWLEMVQFCIALALTMHKAGVRPRLLSGVDKGRRYYPTAHPSMAIRIGFS
- a CDS encoding SDR family oxidoreductase, with the protein product MGRFEGKVAVVTGAGAGIGRACALAIAREGGRVVVADIDGSTAIACTAQIAAEAGHALALAMDIADAQAVAALFETAERHFGGVDLLVNNASAMHLTPLDRAILDLDLAVWDQTMATNLRGTLLCCRQAIPRMIARGGGAIVNMSSCQGLSGDTALTSYAASKAAMNMLSASLATQYGHAQIRCNAVAPGLIMTERLLAKLDECMQRHLRRHQLLPRVGRPEDVAALVAFLLSDEAALITGQVVCIDGGMLAHVPTYADGGNSRAPRAAGDTTKAARC
- a CDS encoding ferredoxin — its product is MRVVIDQDLCGTTGQCVLTLPGTFRQRELDGVAEVCVARVPQALHAAVRLAANQCPVAAIRVIESDADDDGRASADPAPSPAEAERHAAKDQRDPGGHDGTV
- a CDS encoding cytochrome P450, which codes for MDMQKTTAACRDAFAELASPACIHDPYPFMRWLREHDPVHRAASGLFLLSRHADIYWALKATGDAFRGPAPGELARYFPRAATSLSLNLLASTLAMKEPPTHTRLRRLISRDFTMRQIDNLRPSIARIVAARLDAMAPALERGEAVDLHREFALALPMLVFAELFGMPQDDTFGLAAGIGAILEGLSPHASDPQLAAADAASARVQAYFGDLIQRKRTDPRQDIVSKLVGAHDDDADTLSDAELISMLWGMLLGGFATTAATIDHAVLAMLAYPEQRRWLQGDALGVEAFVEEVLRCDAPAMFSSIPRIAQRDIELGGVVIPKNADVRVLIAAGNRDPDAFADPDRFDPARFYGTSPGMSTDGKIMLSFGHGIHFCLGAQLARVQLAESLPRIQARFPTLALAEQPTREPSAFLRTFRALPVRLHAQKG
- a CDS encoding cytochrome P450, which codes for MSEQPLPTLPMWRVDHIEPSPEMLALRANGPIHRVRFPSGHEGWWVTGYDEAKAVLSDAAFRPAGMPPAAFTPDSVILGSPGWLVSHEGGEHARLRTIVAPAFSNRRVKLLAQQVEAIAAQLFETLAAQPQPADLRRHLTFPLPAMVISALMGVLYEDHAFFAGLSDEVMTHQHESGPRSASRLAWEELRAYIRGKMRDKRQDPGDNLLTDLLAAVDQGNATEEEAIGLAAGMLVAGHESTVAQIEFGLLAMFRHPQQRDRLVDDPSLVEKAVEEILRMYPPGAGWDGIMRYPRTDVTIAGVNIPAESKVLVGLPATSFDPRHFDDPEIFDIGRDKNPHLAFSYGPHYCIGVALARLELKVVFGSIFQRFPALRLAVAPEELKLRKEIITGGFEEFPVLW
- a CDS encoding Hsp20/alpha crystallin family protein — translated: MNMRELIPWGRNGLSNNQAPSVYRDSDQDPFLALHREVNRLFDDVFRGFDSRLPSFGQTFPFSRGWPSVEISETDKDIHVTAEVPGLEEKDMEVLLDDDMLTLRGEKRSETEDKDRHFSERFYGQFERRIPIGYDVEKDKVNASFKNGVLNVTLPKSQNAQSKVKRIAISNA
- a CDS encoding Hsp20 family protein, producing MRTNLDFTPLFRSSIGFDRIFDMLENASRVTTIDNWPPYDIAKTGEDEYRITMAVAGFSQDELTITHQPNMLIVSGSKPGEDDEGQYLYRGIGERAFERRFELADHVKVAGASLSKGLLSIDLKREIPEEMKPRRIEIGKGQTKPEPQQIESGTKAA
- a CDS encoding type IV toxin-antitoxin system AbiEi family antitoxin, whose amino-acid sequence is MVHDQRSALSTHIAGLLSAGQVVFTSEHAEQALAVGRGAFLDAAERLQRRKALIRPRQGFYVAVPPQFATWGAPPPSWYIDALMQHEQQPYYIGLLKAAELHGATHQAVMEFQLVTPKRMPKIKAGRNLIVFYYRKDIAAVEAGIQDRKTDTGKMKISSPALTALDLLRYPQAAGGIDNVATVLVDLGEKIDPSELAALSDAAERPVVQRLGHLLERLGHGGRADPMHTALMARGAAPWTELDRDEARDPDFTPAPQEHDDRWRVVVRRRPEVDE